In Rhodococcus qingshengii JCM 15477, the sequence CGACCGACCAAACGTTGCTTCGGCTATTGGTGAAACGGACCAATGCGGTAGACGTGTTCGCTGTCACACTTCATCAGTCTTTTCAATGTTCCAGTCCATGCGGCACAAGACAATTCGGGAGGCTTGATGAAGGCGGAACGCGTCACAGTGGAAGGACCGTCGCGGGCGAGCGACGGTCCGGTTCGAAATATGATGGACAACAGGTCGATTCGTCGTACGACCACCGTTACGGTGGGGCTGCTCAGTACCATCTGGTTGATCGACATGGTGGATCGCGTCATGATCGGGCTTGCGCTTCCGATGATCGGCGACGAATTCTCGCTCAGCAGTACGCAGTTGGGTGGCGTGGTCTCGGTATTCGCGATCTTCTACATGCTCGGGCAGGTCCCCGGCGGAATGTTGGCCGACCGCTTCGGACCCAGGCCCCTGTTGATCGTTGCTTTGATCCTGTGGTCGGTGTTCACAGCGTTGACAGGGTTCGCGTGGGGTCTCGTCTCGCTGATGGTCATGCGTGCGATGTTCGGCATCAGCCAGGGGCTCTTTCCAGCGGCGTCGTTCAAGGCTTTGGCTGAGCGGACGCGTCCGAAAACCAGGGCGACCGCGATGGGTTTCATGCTCGGCGCCAACAACCTCGGCCCCGGCATCGCACCGCTGATCATCGCGCCGGTCCTCATGGCCGTGGGGTGGCGTGACGCGTTCTGGCTGGTGGCGATCGTCGGCGCAGTGATCGGCACGGTGGTGTGGTTGGTGCTGCCCGCACCGTTGGACACGGAAATCTCGGAAGATCCCGAGGCAGCCTTGCAACCTCTGGCGAGCGAGCACTCTCGCGCCGCCGTGTTCAAGTCCGCGTCGGTGTGGAAGTTCGCGATTCTGTTCTGCCTGGCCAACATGTCCGCGTACGGGCTGATGACCTGGGTGCCGAGTTATCTGCTCAACGACAAGGGACTCTCGCTGATCGACACGGGAATCTTTGCCGCAATCCCCTTCATCGTCACGGCGCTGGCCACGATTGTGGGCGGGCGGTTGGTGGACAAGTACTTCCACGACCGGGCCAGGATCCTTCTGGTTCCGTGTATGGCCACGTCGGCAGTCCTGTTGTTCCTGATGACCACCGCTGACACCGTCGCGATGTTCACGTTCTACGAGACGTTGGCTCTAGGCATCAGCGGTCTGTGTTCGATGTCGATCTTCGCGATGCCGTTGCGGGCACTTCCGGCCGAATTCCTCGGTTCCGGAATGGGTTTGATCAACGGTTGTGGTCAGTTCGCCGGTTTCATCACCCCGCTCGTGATGGGATGGATGGTGGACCAGTTCTCGTACATGGCTGCATTCGGAGTCCTGGTCGGAGCGACGAGCGCTGCCGCATTGGTGGCCATGATCGTTCCTCAGACCCCGGCGAAATTCTGACAAGGAGACCGAAGATGTCGGCAACGGACGGCACACGAAAGATCGAAGACGACGTCGTCACCGATTTTTCCGGGAAGATGAGTTACGGGGCCTACCTCGGACTCGATACCCTCCTGGATTCGCAGCACCCGGTGAGCGAGCCGGAACACCACGACGAACTCTTGTTCATCATTCAGCACCAGACCAGCGAGTTGTGGCTCAAGCTGTTTCTCCACGAGATTCGGGCGGCCAGAGCAGCGATCGCTGCCGACGACATTCGGGTTGCGTTCAAGCGGATCGCACGTGTCAAACACATTCAGGCCACCTTGACCGAGCAGTGGTCGGTGTTGGCGACACTGACGCCGGCGGAGTATGCGGAGTTCAGGGGCGTTCTCGGCAACTCATCGGGGTTCCAGTCGTACCAGTACCGCGCCGTGGAATTCGTGCTCGGAAACAAGAACGCGGGCATGCTGAAGGTGTTCGAATCGGATCCGTCCGCCCATCGATTGTTGGAGACCCTGCTCGGGGAGCCGACACTGTACGACGAGTTCTGGCGGTACCTGTCCAGGCAGGGGTACGACGTTCCGGCGTCGGCTCTCGAACGAGACGTCAGCGCGCCCTACGTGCGAAACGACGAACTGATTCCGCTGGTCAAAGCAATCTACGAGAACGTCGAACAGCACTGGACGGCGTACGAGGCGTTCGAGGAGTTGGTCGACCTCGAGGAGAGCTTTCAGCTGTGGCGGTTCCGGCACCTTCGGACCGTGCTGCGGGTGATCGGCATGAAGAAGGGGACCGGCGGTTCGAGTGGTGGTGCCGGCTTCCTGCAACGTGCGCTGGAGTTGAGCTTCTTTCCCGAGCTGTTTGCCGCCCGAACAGAGATCGGTACCTGACACACCTGCTTGATGACACCCAGCTGTTCGTGACACACGACGAATCCGAGCCCGAAGGACAGGAGTCTTGGACAAGATCCGACAGGGTCGCTTCGACCAAGCTTGACTGCGAAGTTGCAAGTCGGTGACAGGAGAGCGTCGGAGTGGACAAGAAATCAATGGTGGCAGACCTGGCGGCGTTGGTAACCGCCGAGTCGCCCAGTTCCGATCTCGGCGCAGTCGATGCATGTGCGGACGTGGTGGCCGAAATCGGCGAACGCCACCTCGGAAGCACCCCCGAACGTATCCGCATAGACGGGCGCCAGCACTTGCGTTGGTCGTTCGGCGCGGAGCCGAAGGTGATGCTCCTGGGCCATTTCGACACCGTCTGGCCGCTCGGAACGCTCGCGGAGTTGCCCTGGTCTGTCACCGACAACATCGCCACCGGACCCGGAGTCTTCGACATGAAGGCCGGCATCGTCCAGCTCTTCCACGCGCTCGCATCGCTTCCGTCGCTCGACGGGGTGGTCGTGCTCCTCAATTCCGACGAGGAAATCGGCTCCCCGACCTCGCGCGCACTGATCGAGGAGCAAGCACGTCAGGTCGACGCGGTGCTGGTCCTCGAAGCCGCAGCCGACGGCGCAGTGAAGACCGCGCGCAAGGGTATGTCGCTGTACTGCGTCGACATCGAGGGACGCGCTGCACACGCCGGACTGGAACCGGAACGAGGTGTGAACGCTGTAGTGGAGCTCGCACACCAGATTCAGGCCGTGGTGGAGCTCGCGGACCCGGCGGCGGGAACGTCGGTGGTTCCGTCCGTGATCAGTGGCGGCACGACCACCAATACTGTTGCAGCGCAAGCGCAACTGTGGTGTGACGTTCGCATGTGGTCGGCGAAGGAACAGGAACGCATCGACCGTTCGATCCGTGCACTGACACCGGCGCTGGCCGAAAGTCGAATTTCGGTGTCCGGAGGCCCCAACCGTGGACCACTGGAATCAGTGTCTTCGGAGAAGCTGTACTTTCTCGCTCACCAGGTCAGCAGTGAGAGCGGTTTGGGGATGCTGCGCGACTGCGCCGTCGGCGGTGCATCGGACGGAAATTTCACTGCCGCAGTAGGAACTCCCACGTTGGACGGCCTCGGTGCCGTCGGCGGTGGCGCCCACGCAGCGACAGAACACGTAGAGATAGATCAGATGATCCCGCGCGCCACCTTGTTGGCCGGTCTGGTGACTCGAATCCTGGAGGGAGGACTGTGACGATGACGTCGCCGAACAATGTCCAACGCAAGACCGTTCAACCATTCGGAGGTGTATCGCCTTCACGGATGCGGCAAGCAATCAGCCAGGCCGAGCAGGCCGCCCTGCTTGCATGTGTGACTATCGAAACCGTCACCGGGCATGCCGAGTTGGAACAGGTATTCGGTCTGTTCGAGAAGGTATGGCAGCCGGAGAGCGGTAACCCTCCCGTCCATCGGGACATGATGAAAGCGCTCGCACACTCCGGTAACTACGTCGCCGGCGCGTTTCGTGGTGGAGACTTGATCGGCGGCTCGGTTGCATTCTTCGAGGAACCGCAACATCGTTCTTTGCATTCACACATCACGGGGATCCTCCCGAACGTGCAGAACGGGCACATCGGCCTCGCGTTGAAACTGTTCCAGCGAGCGTGGGCACTGGAACGGGGAATTCTCCACGTGCGGTGGACTTTCGACCCGCTCGTCGCACGCAATGCCTACTTCAACGTCTCGAAACTCGGTGCGTTCCCGATCCAGTATCTGCCGCGTTTCTACGCGCCGATGAACGACAGTCTCAACGGCGGCGCAGACAGCGACCGATTGCTGATCGACTGGGAAATCGGTAGTAGCAAGGTTGCCGACGTCGTCGCCGGTTCGGGAGAAGTCCCGACTCCCGAGTCCTTGGGGGCGAGCGAACTGTTGTCGATCTCCGAAGCCGGCCTGCCCGTGTTGAAGTCGACCAAGAATCGATTCGTCACGGTGGCTACACCGAATGACGTGTACACACTGCGTAAGTCGGACCCGGCGGCGGCGAACGACTGGCGCCTGGCAGTCCGCGAGACTCTCGGTGGTGTGCTCGCCGAGAACGGAGTGGTTCTCGCAGTTACCAGAACCGGAAAGTACGTGCTGGACCGTGCGCCGGGAACACAGGCAGGCAGGACAACAGCGGAGGTTACATCGGAAAATCGACGGAGTTGAATTACGCCGGGCGGCAATGCCGTTGAAAGCGCCGTTCCGTACCTCGTTCGGCACCGAGACCACCAAGGACGTGTTGTTCGTCAAGGTAGTCACCTCGGAGTCGGAGGGCTGGGGCGAGTGCGTGGCGATGTCCGAGCCTCGCTACTGCTCCGAATACACGGACGGCGCCGCCGAAGTCCTTCGTAAGTTCCTGATTCCGTCTCTGGGTCAACTCACCGATCCCGACGTGCACGCACTGAGCGCGACGATGGAACAGTTCGCCGGGCACCCCATGGCCAAAGCGGCACTGGAAACCGCATTTCTCGACGCCGAGTTACGGGCTGCCGGGACGAGCATGTCTTCGTACCTGGGCGCGGTGGTCGATCGCGTACCCGCGGGTGTCTCGGTGGGTATCAAGAATTCGATCGATGAGCTGCTAGAGGAGGTAGGCGGGTTCCTCGATGCCGGATACCTGCGCATCAAACTGAAGATCGAACCGGGCT encodes:
- a CDS encoding MFS transporter; its protein translation is MKAERVTVEGPSRASDGPVRNMMDNRSIRRTTTVTVGLLSTIWLIDMVDRVMIGLALPMIGDEFSLSSTQLGGVVSVFAIFYMLGQVPGGMLADRFGPRPLLIVALILWSVFTALTGFAWGLVSLMVMRAMFGISQGLFPAASFKALAERTRPKTRATAMGFMLGANNLGPGIAPLIIAPVLMAVGWRDAFWLVAIVGAVIGTVVWLVLPAPLDTEISEDPEAALQPLASEHSRAAVFKSASVWKFAILFCLANMSAYGLMTWVPSYLLNDKGLSLIDTGIFAAIPFIVTALATIVGGRLVDKYFHDRARILLVPCMATSAVLLFLMTTADTVAMFTFYETLALGISGLCSMSIFAMPLRALPAEFLGSGMGLINGCGQFAGFITPLVMGWMVDQFSYMAAFGVLVGATSAAALVAMIVPQTPAKF
- a CDS encoding tryptophan 2,3-dioxygenase, translated to MSATDGTRKIEDDVVTDFSGKMSYGAYLGLDTLLDSQHPVSEPEHHDELLFIIQHQTSELWLKLFLHEIRAARAAIAADDIRVAFKRIARVKHIQATLTEQWSVLATLTPAEYAEFRGVLGNSSGFQSYQYRAVEFVLGNKNAGMLKVFESDPSAHRLLETLLGEPTLYDEFWRYLSRQGYDVPASALERDVSAPYVRNDELIPLVKAIYENVEQHWTAYEAFEELVDLEESFQLWRFRHLRTVLRVIGMKKGTGGSSGGAGFLQRALELSFFPELFAARTEIGT
- a CDS encoding M20 family metallopeptidase, with the protein product MDKKSMVADLAALVTAESPSSDLGAVDACADVVAEIGERHLGSTPERIRIDGRQHLRWSFGAEPKVMLLGHFDTVWPLGTLAELPWSVTDNIATGPGVFDMKAGIVQLFHALASLPSLDGVVVLLNSDEEIGSPTSRALIEEQARQVDAVLVLEAAADGAVKTARKGMSLYCVDIEGRAAHAGLEPERGVNAVVELAHQIQAVVELADPAAGTSVVPSVISGGTTTNTVAAQAQLWCDVRMWSAKEQERIDRSIRALTPALAESRISVSGGPNRGPLESVSSEKLYFLAHQVSSESGLGMLRDCAVGGASDGNFTAAVGTPTLDGLGAVGGGAHAATEHVEIDQMIPRATLLAGLVTRILEGGL
- a CDS encoding GNAT family N-acetyltransferase, with the protein product MTSPNNVQRKTVQPFGGVSPSRMRQAISQAEQAALLACVTIETVTGHAELEQVFGLFEKVWQPESGNPPVHRDMMKALAHSGNYVAGAFRGGDLIGGSVAFFEEPQHRSLHSHITGILPNVQNGHIGLALKLFQRAWALERGILHVRWTFDPLVARNAYFNVSKLGAFPIQYLPRFYAPMNDSLNGGADSDRLLIDWEIGSSKVADVVAGSGEVPTPESLGASELLSISEAGLPVLKSTKNRFVTVATPNDVYTLRKSDPAAANDWRLAVRETLGGVLAENGVVLAVTRTGKYVLDRAPGTQAGRTTAEVTSENRRS